In Pelmatolapia mariae isolate MD_Pm_ZW linkage group LG8, Pm_UMD_F_2, whole genome shotgun sequence, one genomic interval encodes:
- the nfe2l1b gene encoding endoplasmic reticulum membrane sensor NFE2L1b, translating to MLYLKKYFTEGLIQFTILLSLIGVRVDVDTYLNNQLPPLREIILGPSSAYTQTQFHNLRNTLDGYGIHPKSVDLDHFFTTRRLLNQVRQLDRLFVPSTELNTWLVHRDSDTVVSASSQSSPTITLDNGAGLEDVNNPDATPAMRGGSGAPESTYSLNTADSSLGAVAPEGNQDHGNRDGNDDLTKEDIDLIDILWRQDIDLGAGREVFNYSNRQKENEEEKPSPQENKDRNEEQESWRNGVNLQGAPPVDGETGESIPEQLPGLGTQTSLSLQECLRLLEATFPFGEETEFPAPVVSPEIAVSNEEVPSTSQGLPLVPQLPSAEPQLDLEQQWQDIMAIMELQAMEVNNTSLHTNSSSVSAISGTTESNTAGNFELSTRSTPINQDVSLHQASLPSCSQDFPQIFNPQLDSPSIAPRTATLRPSSSNSTNINSTFGATNLTGIFLPPHVNSSSNNVTSTPVLPDPFSTLLEESMLDEISLLDLAMEEGFSQAQASQLEDELDSDSGLSLDSSHSPASPSSSETSCSSAASSSSTSATFSEEGAVGYSTDSEVATVETEEGAVGGYQPEYSKLCRMSYQDPSQFHTLPQLDSISHNHTYNLPLSSAFSEHPELPISVGKKTVRDKQNSKPQPPQDLLDKHSSRDERRARAMKIPFSNDKIINLPVEEFNELLAKHHLSEAQLALIRDIRRRGKNKMAAQNCRKRKLDTIIKLEQGVQDLRRDKARLLKEKMEFIRSIRQMKQKMQSLYQEVFTQLRDEEGRPYPPSEYSLQYSTDGSVLIMPRGVTTAEQNRKPEKKQKDKKK from the exons TTCACAGAGGGCCTGATTCAGTTCACCATCCTTCTGAGTCTCATTGGGGTGCGGGTGGACGTTGACACCTACCTAAACAATCAGCTGCCCCCACTGAGAGAGATCATCCTGGGGCCTAGCTCAGCCTACACCCAGACACAGTTTCACAACCTGCGCAACACGCTGGACGGCTATGGCATCCATCCAAAAAGTGTGGACCTCGATCATTTCTTCACCACTAGACGGCTGCTAAACCAGGTGCGCCAGCTGGATCGCCTCTTCGTGCCCAGTACAGAGCTCAACACCTGGCTAGTGCATCGTGACTCTGATACTGTGGTGTCCGCCAGCAGCCAGTCCAGCCCCACCATCACCCTGGACAATGGGGCCGGCCTAGAGGACGTTAACAACCCTGACGCTACCCCGGCCATGAGGGGAGGAAGTGGAGCACCTGAATCCACATACAGTCTGAACACAGCGGacagcagcctgggagctgtgGCCCCCGAGGGCAACCAGGACCACGGCAACAGGGATGGCAATGATGATCTCACAAAAGAG GACATTGACTTGATTGACATCCTATGGCGACAGGACATTGATCTTGGCGCAGGAAGAGAAGTTTTTAACTACAGCAACCGTCAGAAGGAAAACGAGGAGGAGAAGCCCAGCCCACAGGAGAACAAAGACAGGAATGAGGAACAAGAAAGCTGGAGAAATGGCGTGAACTTACAAGGGGCTCCACCAGTGGATGGAGAGACTGGAGAGAGCATTCCTGAGCAG CTCCCAGGTCTCGGCACACAGACTTCACTGTCTCTACAAGAATGCTTGAGGCTGTTGGAGGCCACATTCCCTTTTGGAGAAGAAACTGAG tttcCAGCCCCGGTTGTCAGCCCAGAAATTGCCGTTTCCAATGAAGAAGTTCCTTCTACATCTCAGGGCCTCCCTCTGgtgccacagctgccctcagcaGAACCACAGTTAGACCTGGAGCAGCAGTGGCAAGACATCATGGCCATCATGGAGCTACAA GCAATGGAAGTGAACAACACTTCTCTCCACACCAATTCAAGCAGCGTAAGTGCCATAAGTGGGACAACTGAGTCAAACACTGCAGGAAACTTTGAACTGTCTACTCGCTCGACGCCAATAAACCAGGATGTCAGCCTTCATCAGGCTTCCCTCCCCAGCTGCAGCCAAGACTTCCCCCAGATTTTTAACCCTCAGCTGGACTCGCCAAGCATTGCCCCAAGAACCGCCACACTCAGACCCTCCTCCAGCAACTCCACTAACATCAACTCCACATTCGGAGCCACCAACCTAACTGGGATCTTTCTCCCGCCACACGTGAACAGTTCCAGTAACAACGTTACTTCCACCCCTGTCCTCCCCGATCCTTTCAGCACCCTGCTGGAGGAGTCAATGCTTGACGAAATCAGCCTGTTGGACCTCGCCATGGAGGAGGGCTTCAGTCAGGCCCAGGCGTCCCAGTTGGAGGATGAGCTTGACTCAGATTCTGGTCTTTCCCTGGACTCCAGTCACAGCCCGGCCTCCCCAAGCAGCTCAGAAACCTCCTGCTCATCTGCAGCTTCCTCCTCTTCAACGTCTGCCACTTTCTCGGAGGAAGGAGCTGTGGGCTACAGCACTGACTCTGAGGTGGCCACTGTAGAGACAGAGGAAGGAGCTGTTGGAGGTTACCAGCCTGAATATAGCAAGCTCTGCCGTATGAGCTATCAGGACCCCTCCCAGTTCCACACTCTCCCTCAACTTGAcagcatcagccataatcataCCTACAACCTGCCGCTTTCCTCTGCCTTCTCTGAGCACCCAGAGCTCCCCATTTCGGTCGGGAAGAAGACTGTCCGTGACAAACAGAACTCAAagcctcagcctcctcaggaccTGCTCGACAAGCACTCAAGCCGCGACGAGCGCAGAGCCCGGGCCATGAAAATCCCCTTCTCCAACGACAAGATCATCAACTTGCCCGTGGAAGAGTTCAACGAGCTGCTAGCCAAGCACCACCTGAGCGAAGCCCAGCTGGCCCTCATCCGTGACATCCGCAGGCGCGGGAAGAACAAGATGGCAGCCCAGAACTGCCGCAAACGCAAGCTGGACACCATCATAAAGCTGGAGCAGGGCGTCCAAGATCTGAGGCGCGACAAGGCCCGCCTGCTGAAGGAGAAGATGGAATTCATTCGCTCCATCCGGCAAATGAAGCAGAAGATGCAAAGCCTGTACCAAGAGGTGTTCACTCAGCTGCGGGACGAGGAGGGCCGGCCCTATCCTCCCAGTGAGTACTCGCTGCAGTACAGCACCGATGGCAGCGTGCTCATCATGCC